AGGAGCAGCATGCTAATATTTGAGAAATAAAACACTCAAAGACAGCTGAAGCTGATTGGAATCTCATTCgttttgcaggtgttttttgACGAAACACTAACATGCATCTACCAGATGATGGCACTGCAATAGAAGTTAAAGGATCACCATAGTGATAGTACATTTTCCTCAGGGACTTTTAGAAATTTGCACCAAATTTTAGAGCAATCCATTAAATAGTTATTGATATTTACACCCCTTGTCTTGTGACAACACCTCCAGGCGCAAggatgaaacattttaaacgaATCAAAACAATCAAACCTGTAGAGTAGAACTTTTAGAATCTTTTTATACagctttttaaactttatttataagcttgttttttttttactgctcttTTGCACAGATGACGACTGaacttttcagttttgttacatatgtgtgtgtgtgtgtgtgtgtgtgtctgtgtgtgtgtgtgcgtgcgtgcgtgcatgcgtgtgtgtgtacacagtgACAAAGATATTTTGATATTGTCACATGATTCCTCAAATACAACTGAAATGtatataaattaattaaaacaagTTTCAccacgggctgcacagtggcgtagtggttagcactttcgccttgcagctagaagatccctggttcgcgtcccggctttcccgggatctttctgcatggagtttgcatgttctccctgtgcatgcgtgggttctctccgggtactccggcttcctcccacagtccaaaaatatgctgaggttaattgattactctaaattgcccgtaggtgtgaatgtgtgagtgattgtttgtctatatatgtagccctgcgacagactggcgacctgtccagggtgtcccctgccttcgcccgagtcagctgggataggctccagcaccccccgcgaccctagtgaggattaagcggtgtatagataatggatggatggaagtttcACCACATCCAGCTATATAATGGTAAAACGCTCCTTACACAAAGACGCTTTCTCTGCACAACAACTACACTCACATTTAACAATCAAAGTGCATTCTTCTGTACTTTTACTCAAGTTGTATTCTTCAAttagtacttttactgaagtaaagGATCAGTTTACATCTTTCACAGCTGCAGAGAAGAAAATCTATAGATACACAGACTGGGCTCAGGGGGTAAAAACCCATTAGTAAGGTACACACTCTCTTCTTCCTCATAGATTTCAGGCCATGTTTTTTGGATTGTAAGTGATCCCAAGCTAAACacctattttgtgtttttgttagcCTGACTTAACATAAGCCATGACATAATCATATTTGCCACCTCTCTTCGGAAGAATCAGTGGTGTATAGGCATCTGTGTTGTGAAGAACCACTGACTTCAAGCCTTCAAGCATTTAACTCTCATATGCGGTTTGTCCATTTGTAGTCTGCAGGGGagtgaagaagaaaatctgtgtttttgtatttggcTGCTAGTCCTCCCTCTTGTTTGTGTTGGCATTACAGATTCAGGCTGGAAAAGCCCTGCTGAATTTTCAATGCCCTTTTACTGGCATATAAAGCAACCACGCAAAAACGCTCTGGCCAATGAATTATGGTGAATCAAATCAATATGGTCCTGATCAGTCTCGCTGGACTGCCTTGGCAAGATTTTAATAGGAGAACAgagaataaaatgacaacagcaaAATGGATTGTATTCAGGTTCCCACACTGAGCTGTTAAAGGCATCAAAGGTATTTTTAGGCTTTTGGCTTTGTTGCAGTTTCATTAGAATAAAGAGTAATGAGTCAGACGTGAGAAACACCTATGAGTGACGCAGCACAGCGTTGATGCTTTCATGtgttattggatttttttttttttttaatagggCCAGAGCATAAAAATGAGTCAGAGAAGTTGCATTTTTTGACATGATAAAGACTCAGATTTTTAAATAGCTACCAACTGATTTCTGACTAGATATCTAATATATATCCAGCTACGCAAGCGATGGAAAAGGGTGTATAACTTCCACCTTTTTGATCAAACCAAACACTGTTTCTGGAACTGTAAGAATTCttcttgttaaattaaaaaaatatttacattcctAGTGCTAATTTTCCTTGCTCATcttggagaagaaaaaaaacttaaccaGCAATCCATGTGACTTTCAACATTTTGTGCACAAGCCGACTTATTCCTACTGGTCATGAATCCTGAAGAACATCTTTGCTGATTGATCTTAGCCATTTTCATGCATGACACTTTCACAAAAAGGAAGCATAGTGCACTAAAGAGGATAACACTGGCACTATTACATCagtaaaaattttttttttttaaatttgaaaaaatggaACCAGCAATCCATGTGACTGTCAACATTTTTTGTGCAAGTCCATTCATTTCTACTAAAGTCAAGCATCTTTAAAACATCTTTGCTGATTGATCTTTGCCATTTTCATGCACATCTTCACAGACATAAACATAGTGCACTAAAGAGGATAAAACTGGTGCttttatatcagtaaaatcaatgaaaaaaaatataaaactcaaTCAGTAAACCATGTGACTTTCAACATTTTGTGCTGGAGTTGATTCATATCTACTGAAGTCATGaatctttaaaaacatcttttctgATTGATCTTTGCCATTTTCATGCACAATATCTTCACGGACATAAAATATAGTGCactaaaactgataaaaactgGCATTAATGTATCAGTGAAAtccatgaaaaagaaaaaataaccagCAATCCACGTGACTTTTCAACGTTTTGTCATGAATCTTTAAAACATCTTTGCTGATTGATCTTTGCCACTTTCATGTATAACATTTTcactaaaagaaaacagagtgcaataaagagaataaaactggCACTATTATATCAGTAAAAtcaatggggggaaaaaagctaaAAGTTAATGAGCAATCCATGTGACTTTCAACACTTTGTGCTGGAGCTGATTCATTTCTACTGAAGTCATGaatctttaaaaacatctttcaaaTATAAAgggttttttattattaaatattttaaatatctaaaacAGGAGTAGGgtgcattttttgtgatttttgataTTAAAAGCAGATTGACTTAACAATAACTTTTATtcaggatatttttaaaaacaagcagagaCGCTTTTTTCTGCATCCAACTGAAAACTGTAGCACCGACATCCcaccaaaatacaaaaataaaagcaaaggcCGCATATAAATACTCAAGAAAACAATTGACCTCTTCGTTATTCTGCAACACAAGCCGAGAGCTCAAAAGTAGGAGCCTGTGAGGAGGCCCTGAAGGCATCACGTCGCTCAGCAGTCAGCGCTCAGACGGGAATGCAGCCGCGCAGGTTTAACAGCGGTTAAGACGAGTCTTACTGCTTGAAATGCAATTGTTTTATAAATGTGCCTGGAATACCACAGCTCCTCTTCcctgttctgttttttatttatttctttgttgtccTTTCTACACAATACAAACTCTACCGATACTCTTTAGAAACTTCTGTGAGCCGTTTGAATCATTTGAACGTTACATTCATaacaggaggagaaggaggagagagaagaaagaaactgTCAGTGGAAATTGTTTTACCTGCCAGCGACAGACTGATAAGGACCAAAGGTTGCCTCATGTCGTCAGTCAGGCCGGTCTGTGGAGAGATAATAAGCTTTAATATACAAAATTACGTATGCTTTCAAGTCTGGTCATTTTACctgttattttagcatttaaactatttttctcCATCAAAGGTTCCATAAAAACTAATACAgcatcacattttcacatttaccaTCCAGTTATGTTTAAATCTCGTCACTGAACATCCCCTCTTGCTTAGTTATTAAAGGAGGTAGCTGTATTAATCTTACCAAAGTATTTGCCCGCAGCCCTCATGTTCATTTTGTGCTGAAACAAGGTTCTGAATGGTTTGTTTGCTTACTAATGCACGTACGTCCTGTTTCTCTGTTATTACCTGTCAAGGGCACACCTGTTCTCTTAAAGAGCCAGCACCTATTTATCTGCAGGCTATAACCAGTGGTGGGAAAACAGCAAACGATCTCACTTAAAGAGAGTATAATCATCTTATTCACTCAAATATTCTAATTCTTTCCCTTTTGACATTCATTATTCAAGGTAATTTTCATTTCCCCAGGTTACGCTGGCCCATTCAGTCCCACGATCTGATGAATCAGGAGATAAAATTATATGACATATCCACATCTTTATGCATTCAGTTCTTTGATTAACTCGCTCATTTGTGCAGTGACATGTAAATGTGAACCAAAGCCAGTCTCTAATTAATTTGCATATGGAAACAGAGGCATATAGATGATGTCTGCAGGAAAAGCAACTGATTtgagggcaaaaaaaaacccagtgttGATAGTTTTCAGCTGTTGTATCAGTGCCACCCGCTGGTTAATTCCAGCTAACAGCACTCCTTCTGTAGACAAAGAACTCAGCAGGAGCCACAGCTGTGATTCCCGCGATTATTCATAAATTCCCCTGCAAAAACAAATGGATTTAtaatcagtttttaaatcacTCATTAGATCTGTGCCCTAGGATGCACCTCCTAAAGTGAGAAACTGTGGCGCTAACCTCTGAATAAGTGATGTCATTATGCTTCAGTGCTCAAGTAGTGCAGAAGGCGTGTTGTAGCTGACAAAACAATCTCATCTCAAGGTTGGTTTGGTagctgttctggagctttcGATCATATCACATCATCTTGTTTGAcagatggatttttttcccctcccttctCACAGTTCTTACAAGCAGAAATTCTGATTTATGCATGTTGGAGAAGGCCAGAATCTGAGCTCAGTGTCAGTGTGACTCCACTAAATCTGCAACCAGTTCAGTGTCAGTGAAGCAGACTTTAACTAAACTttcccaaagaaaaaaaaataaaaaattccccTTTACGtgctagaagatgtttctcagTGGCACGCGAGGCAAGAAATAACAATAGAGTAAAAGCAAGTATTACCTCTTCCTTTACAATCCAAAGCCAAGACAATGTATCGTGTCTGCGGGCAAATAGTATTCACACTGGATAAGAAGCCCACAGTACAAAGCCTATTACATAAGGCTGCCTTTCAACATTGTCACTGGTTTCCCTTCCAAAGAATACCATTTCATTTTATCTCTGTTTACCAATAGTGAAACAACAgttgtgtgaaaatgtaaaaaaaagcaaatataatCAAGCGTTCTGTATTGTTGAGCGGAGCGTATGCTTGGCCACAGGTCAAAGAAAAGGAGGGGGGTGGGAATAATAAGGAAGGGTGATTTTACAATGGAAAGTGCACTTATTTAAAGCACAAAGTAGAAAGAAGTATTGACTGTACAGGAAGgggtggggtggtggtggtggggtacAGAGGGGAGGAAACCGCTTGAAAACAAGGCGACGCCTACGTGACATACACTAACCGACTGGACCCAGCCAGGAGAGAAAAAGgccagagagaggagaggaaggtccCAAAAAAATCTTGGCCTCGCTCGTGTTTGAAACTCCTTTATTTCAAACTCCTTTATTTCTCCCAATGCAAAGGCAGGTGCTTTGAAGATATTGTTGCATTTTTGGGCCATAAATCAACTTACTGGGTGAACTGTGGTGCGCCTTGAAAAAGTGAACACAGCTCTGGCTCCTCTGCATTATTTGTCCCAGCTTCTGAAAAGGTAGGTGAGACCCAGTCTAGGGGAGCGATGATGTGGACGACTAAAACAACAAGGAGAATACCAGGTTATATTTAATGCATACAAGTTGGGTTGTGTTCCTACACAATTAGCAGTGTTTCCTTTCCCTGTGTTTTGTTGTAGCAGCTGTGCTTGGGGGGATTCATTTTAGTTCTGGCAGCAGACGAATCCTCGCTTTTGTTCCAACTTCTGATTTTAGTGCAGTCTGCAGTGCCAATACTGTTGTTCTTTGGATATTTCACAAATAAATTaaggagggggagaaaaaaaaaagaaagaataccCCAAACATttggattacattttttttaatagaggGACATgctgatttaattgttttttgctctcattttaatttcacattttctctggAGGTGGTGTTGTTATTCTTGCTGCAGTGGCAACCCCGCTGCCTGAGTACAGAGGAAATGTTGTGCCGCTGCTGAGGTCATGGACAAATTccttttttctctgcttctctgtCTACAACAGCAGGTGTTATGGATCTACAGTATTTCCTGTGCTGGAGAGTTGCCCCATTGTTTTTCTtgagtaaggcttttttttgttgtcgttGTAACCACCATCCTAATgatttgtattttaaagaaatagtcAAGGTTCAAGCTTttttttggttacattttctgtgttcaatataagacagaaacatatttttgatttaCAAGAACAGAAACAAGCCTTTAGATTTTGCACTCTTAAGACTCGTGGTAAACTGCCTCTTGCATTAATGACTGTACTGGCATTATTTACATTTCCTCCATCCTTTGCCTATCAAGTTAAGACACATGATTAATAGCCCTTCTGGTAAATACACATAGAGTTGACACAGACTTTAGGATATTGATGTGGTTTGATGGATATCGCATTAGGCATGGCTGTCATGCACTATAAATCACCACTTGACATTATTTGACAGAAAGTAGCCATATATATTCATAAAGCATATGCCGAGGATGGAGATGACGTGCAGTATTGTgccattgtttgttttattagcTCTCCATTCTGTCCATATAATGCAAACAGACTGGAAGTCAAATCTGATGAAGTACTCTCGGCTACCTCAAGTAGAAATGCAAACTATATATAAAGGCATATAAGTAAAAGTAACAGACACTGAAGggtaaagaaattaaaaatggtTCAATCTCTGTCCTTAGTGCCATGTGGGCTCCAGAGTATGTCGGTGCACATCCTCAGTGAACAGCCAGTGCATGTAATCCCCGGCTCCAGACTGGTTCTGAAAGCCCGGATTGAGCTGGGACCCCTGGAAgaggtctccatggtaacctgGGAAAGGGAGCCCGAAACTGGAATTGCTCCTGTGAGGGTGACGCTGGCCACGTGTGCTGGCAGGAGCCTCAAGTGTGCTGGTACGAGGCCAACTGTCGATGTGAACACGGAGCAGCAGGAGACGACACTTCAGATTAATAGATACAGCCGAGAGGACGGCGGCGTGTACGCTGTGACTGTGACGGATCACACAGGAACCAACACCACTGCACACTGCATCGTCAGGGAATATGGTACAGTATGATATGCAGCACATGAGGGAATTTATTGTGACAGTCTTAGATAAATCCCCTTTGGTTGGTAAATTGTGTGTACAGTCACTTTATTACATTGTCAATTGATTGGTCCCCACTCCACAGGGCTCCATGTAACAGAAGTTACTTCCTCTTTACAGAGAGATTCTGTGACATATTACGCTACTGCAGCATGAAGCAATGTCGAGTTGAATCTACGTGAACTTGTGAAAGGGGCCCTTTCAAGCTAAGATGGAGCATTAAGACGCTCTTACATAGACAATTCACAAACATTTGAAGGTTAGAGCTTCTCCTGTTTGAGGATTTGCATTTTGAATGTAACCCCTTTGTTGACTAATCACTTCACCTCGAGGCCCTTTTAGTAGCTGTTTTGATTGTAATGCATTTTCTTTATCAGTTGTTAAAGTTTTCCCAGTTGTCATGGAATTgtagattttcacattttctttgtttccatcTGTGTTGGCTTAAAAGTTGAGGTTTAGGGTTTAGTTTTGGATCTACTTGGTTTTTGAtttcagaccaaaaaaacatgaatttgtgaACTAAAGAATCAATTAATTGCAAAAATGTTCTCATATATCAACTGATAATTTTTAGTTGTCGTCCTAATGTTAGATAATTCCTATTTAAATATAGATGTGGAAAAAGTCATAAGAAAGGTCACTAGATGCTGGGGCTGCCAGATGGTGCCAATAGTTCGTTGAAATAGGGaactataaatgtaaatactgttttgaaaatgcagcacttgattttaaaaaaaacagttacaTAAATCTCTCCCAAGCAATGATATGAAAAGAGACACATTTCAAATATTCATCAGCAGACTATTTTCTGGCCTTTCAAGTGTTAACTCCAGCAATTACCAACAGTATAATGAATAtgctttaatttcacaccaGCAGGCATTGTTTTCTTCTGATGGAGGATGTCTCATTTAATAATGTAACAGTCGAAATTAAATTTGCCTAAAGGCTTTGCCTTCCTGCTCttcctctttgtttctgtcCCTCTAGATGACTCCGGTCTCATTGTAGCTTTCAAGTTTTCTGCCAAAGCTTCTATGCTTTTACCCTCATCTGTCTGCTCTAACGGTATCAATtcatcagctcctctcttctctACATCTGCTCTCTCAGCTTCCAGGGTTTTCCATCATCCCATTTTCCAACATTATGCCTCTCTCTCTGATCTCATTATTGTCTCTGAAACAGAGCCAGTTTCTCCTGACAGCATTAAATGTCTCTCATGATTCTTTGTCTTAGACCCTCTTGGACAGCCATGCACCATTATTCTTCTTTTATAACAGATAGATGCCCACAGCTGGGCATTTCATGTCTCCTCTTGTTTCTATCTTCTGAGTTTTTACCTCCGTACTTATCAtctattttcatatttatcCTCGTCGCTGGTCATCTGTCTTTCCAGAGGCAGTTCACCATGTCTCTGTCAGCATCAACGTTTCTCACTCCTCGCTGGTCTGTGGCGAGGCCTGGGGTACAGACCCCAGCTTCAGCTGGCTCTACGAGAGAGCCGCCATCACCACGACTGTGGGAAAAATCTCAAACGATGGAACAACATTGGTTGTGACCATGACTCCTATTTGTGGCCACTTCACCTGCATGGTTAGCAACAAGCTGGGCTACAACACTGCCACATACACTGCAGGTAAAAGCTGATTTATCTGTCTGAGTGCTTCTGAAACAATACTGTTCTTCAAAGTGCACAATTAACAATTTAAGTGGAACATAAAATGGCTCACATGTAGTGATGAACCCAGTGATACAATGCAGTTTCCATTAACcatgtaaaatgtttttcaatttattgtttatgtttGGTGACCCACAGCTTCACTTTTGTGGTTCATCGTCACTACCCTTGGCTTCATTTCCAGTTCCACTTGTCTTTTCACCGTATTAACACACTGAACACTACATGGCGAACACCAAAAGGCTGTCGCACAAAGTTAGACACTAGCTGGTGCATGCAGCGGAccatttagcagctaaacagATAAGAGacatttccctcaggagttggACACCACCGCAGAGTTAAAAGAGAGAGTGAGCAAAGGACTTACATTAACAAGGTGGCCACAAACTTTCTCAGGGTGAAAATTTGTCAGTATTGTAAAATGCAGGCACAGTTTTGATGGTATTTAATGGGgtgtttaattttatgtttaatgtgCTCCACTAAATTCCACACTAACTCCATGTGTTATTGTGACAGGCAGCCGATCTTAGTTGCAGAATTGAGTGTTACAAGTATATGATTGTTAAATGCATGCAAATCATGCACCCCAGCTGTGTCTGTAGATAAAGTGA
This genomic stretch from Amphiprion ocellaris isolate individual 3 ecotype Okinawa chromosome 9, ASM2253959v1, whole genome shotgun sequence harbors:
- the si:dkeyp-97a10.2 gene encoding uncharacterized protein si:dkeyp-97a10.2 isoform X1, with the translated sequence MDLQYFLCWRVAPLFFLMPCGLQSMSVHILSEQPVHVIPGSRLVLKARIELGPLEEVSMVTWEREPETGIAPVRVTLATCAGRSLKCAGTRPTVDVNTEQQETTLQINRYSREDGGVYAVTVTDHTGTNTTAHCIVREYEAVHHVSVSINVSHSSLVCGEAWGTDPSFSWLYERAAITTTVGKISNDGTTLVVTMTPICGHFTCMVSNKLGYNTATYTAAPCEGRGTTAAVVCLVLLLLVAGVLAFLLWRKHRHNNRGERLHEHLDDTI
- the si:dkeyp-97a10.2 gene encoding uncharacterized protein si:dkeyp-97a10.2 isoform X2 produces the protein MDLQYFLCWRVAPLFFLMPCGLQSMSVHILSEQPVHVIPGSRLVLKARIELGPLEEVSMVTWEREPETGIAPVRVTLATCAGRSLKCAGTRPTVDVNTEQQETTLQINRYSREDGGVYAVTVTDHTGTNTTAHCIVREYDDSGLIVAFKFSAKASMLLPSSVCSNGINSSAPLFSTSALSASRVFHHPIFQHYASLSDLIIVSETEPVSPDSIKCLS